The following DNA comes from Euzebyales bacterium.
GCGCCGCAGTGACGCCGCGACGCGGCCGAATGCTCGGGCAGCGGCCGTATCGAATGGCAGCGCGGCGAAGTCGGCTTCGGCCTGCTGTACGTGTGCCTGTCTGGCAGCGCGCTGCTCCTCGGTGGTCGCGACCAGCGGCCCGACCGACAGTTCCGCGAGCGTGATCGTGCTGATAAGCGGCTCGGTAGGCAGCAGCGACGGGTCGTCGAGCTGCGGCAGGAGGATGACCGTGATGGTATCCAGCAGCCCATGCTCGGCCGGTTCGGTCACAGGCTGGCGTCCATGACCGCGTCGAGGTCGCGACGGAGCTGGTCGGGGTCGATGTGTGGTAGTCGGCGCCATCTGGCGAGCAGCACGGAGGCCAAGGTCGCCTTGCGCGGCAACGGGCGGAGCTCGGCCACCGGGACCCCGGCACGGGTGACGGTCAGGGTCTCACCTCGGGTGACGCGGTCGAGCACCTCGCTGCCGTGGTTACGCAGCTCGCGCACGTTCACTTCGGTCATGACCTGAATGTATCACCCGTGATACATGTCGGCCAGCGCGTGCCGATCGAGTCGGTCCGGCCTCGCGCGCACTTCGCCAGTGACGTCACTGCGAGAACCGAGCCCTCCTGTGGCTACATCGACACGATCGCCGTGCCGAATCCGACGTCCACAATCGGCGACCGCGGACGACGCCATGACGGATCTTCCTCGTCCGCCCACACACGAAGAGCGCTCGGCTCGCGACCATCCGTGGACCCGCGACACACAACGCGGCTATCCGTTGATCTCGGCGCTCATTCGTGGCGGCAGCACGCGGCCCAGCGGCTGACCTTGAAGATCCCCGAACGAGGAGGCGACATGGGCACCGACACGCATCTCAGGACCAACGTCCATGAACGCGGCGCCCCAGCTGGTAGCTGTCAGTCCCCAAGGCTCCCGGTGGTCCTCGAGGAACAACAGATGCGTTGCTTGTCGATCAAGGTTGGGTGGTGTGCCCTCGATCTCGAGGGTCCCGACGCGGGCGTCGCTGGATCGTGCGCTGGTCACGTACTTCGGCCATCGGATGGTCAAGCGACCATCTCCGGAACCCTTCAGGTACTCGTCGACCCTGAGGTGCAGATCGACGTCCTCCATCCACTCCTCGCCTCCGGTGTTTCACCATCGTTGCCATCGAAGCGCGCGCCGCCGGTCTCGCCGACGACCTGCGCCAACACGACGTAGTCGCTCGCGTTGACGGCCCCGTCGACATCGCGGGGACCATCCTCGTCGAGCTGCATGCTGACGACAGGGAGGTCGGTGGGCAGCCGGAATGGCTGCCGGAGTCGATGCAGCGCCCATCGGAAGACCCCGGCTCACCCATCGCTGCCTCCAGCCTGGGCGTGCCGAGTGGCCGTGCACCGCTCGGCGGGAACCGGTGTGAGTTCGCAGACGTCGTACGGTCATGTCGATGAGGTTTCGCAGCGTGCTGACGATGCTCGGGTGCCTCGCCGTGCTCGGTGGGTGTGGGCCCGCGTCGTCGGACGGCCTGTGCGCAGCCGTGCTGGAGTTCGACGGGCGCTCGTACACGGGGCACGGCGAAGGGACCGTGGTGCCGCCAGACGTCGGCGACCTCGGCAGCGGCACCTTCCCGCCGTGCGACGACGGGTACGGCGGCGGTTCGACCGACACGGTGTTGTGCGACGACTCGAGGGCTTCGACCCTGCCGAGATGTCGTCGTCGTCGTCGTCGACGACGACGACATCTACCTCGCCGACGACCTCGACCCCATCCCGAGGCAGCGTCTGCGGCCCTACTTCGATCCCGTGCGCTGTGCGACCGAGGGGCCGTTCGTCGTCGAAGGCAGCTGGCTCGGCGTGTCGGCCATGCCGACCGAACGCGACGGCGAGCTCGCACCGCCGTACCGGATCACGATGCAGGTCCGTTCCGGGGACGACGGCGGCGAGACCTACCAGCGATCCAACCTGGTCGTCCGTGTGACCCGCGACACCGATCCGCACCGGACCGCGGCGATGTCGAGGTCGCACTGTGGGAGCTCGGCACGCTCACTATCCAGATGCACTGCGAGGACGGTGACTTCGTCGCAGACGCGATCGACGCGACACCAACCGTATAGCTCGATCTTCGTTGTTGGCCGTTGCCTACCGGCATCCCGGTTACATGTCATTCACGCGTAGGCGCTTCGGCGGTGTGCGACACTGCAGCGGGCGGCGAATGTGCCGACCTGGCGAGGGACCTCGTGGTCGCACTGGCTGTCGGTATGGTCGCGGCGGTTCTGGGAACGGTGGTATTCCTGCTGCGGCGCAACGCGCAGCTGCGCCGGCAGGGGGATCGAGCCAGAGGACGCCCGCCGGTGAGGGCGCAAGGAAGCCTCGTTACATCCGCTCGACCCACTCTGCCCGCCATGGCGGCGCATCGAACTGCTCGCCGTAGTAGCGGGTTTCGCGCCAGATCCTCCCGTCGCGGAACTCGACGATGTCGGCCACGTGGAAGACCTGACCGTCGCCATAATCCGACCGGCCCTCGACCACCCATACGTCGCCCGATCCGACCACTCGACGTGGCTCGATGGTCGGCGGGTTCGGATACGCCTCTTGAAAGGCGCGCATCGCGTCGCGCCCGCGGATGCGTTCACCCGACTGGGGCATCTCCATGACATAGTCCGGATGCCGTAGCTCGTACTCGGCATCGGCGCTCAGGTGCTGAAGCCGCTCGAAGAACAGCTCACGGACCTCGTGTTCGTCCATGTTCATCCCGTCAGATCGTTCGTGGTTCGGTCGTCGGTAGACCACTGCGGCCTGAGCACGAGTGTCAGATGTTGAGGCGGGTTGAGCGACCCGGCGATCGCTTCGGCGCGGCTCGACGACAGGTGCCGTAGAGCTGGTGAGCTTGCGGTTTGCGGTCGCCCCTACCATGCGAGCCTCGACTGCTGTCGTCGACGATGACAGCTCGGCGCCGGTCGTTGCACGCGGGCTCTTCGGACTGCGTCGATGGCGCGACACGCTCAACGTGATCTGGCCCTCGGGCAACGTCAAGGTATCCCCGGTACTACGTCGGTCCATCGATCGTCCGGGCGGCCGTCTGAGGGGCGTCGACCCTCCACGTTCCGGCGCTGTGCATGGCAACGTGGTGGGCGATGTCCTCCTCCCTCAATGATCGCGTCAACGAGCTGCTCGCCGATCTGGCGCACGAGTGCATGGCTTCGAGTCAGCACCCGTTCGTGGCCGGTTCGATCGCCGATGTGGAGTGTGGTCGGGACGGCGCTGTCGGAACAGACACAATGCCGCATCCGTACGGCTTCGCGCATCTGGCGCTGCGTGCCCTTGTCTACAGTGCCGGTGAGCGCGTCGAGTCGACCCGACTGCTGATGTACCGCGACCCGCCACATGTCCTCAGCGTGCACGACACCGCTCGACCGGCTGCCGAGGCTGCCGCTACGGCCGCCTGGCTGGGACACCCGAGTGCGGACGGCCCCCGGCGGCTCAACAGATTCGTCGGCCTGGTGGCCGAGTCCTCGCAGTATGAGACGCAGCTGCGCGCTGCGCTCGGCCTCACGACCGGCTCGATGTATGAGCACAACGTGCTCGTTTGGGCTGAGGACTCAGGTATCGAAGGTGAGCGAGTCGGACTCGCCGAAGGCGTGCGGCAGGCGGCCACGCATCGCGGCCGTGCCGACTACAAGCGACTGACGAACGTGACCCACAACGCGTTGTGGGCCGTCGTCGCGGGCTGGCAGGCAGTCGTCGCCGCGCAGGACGGCCACGTCGAGCCGATCTGGGCGCACGCCATGCTCGCGGCGTTGGCCACCTGCCCCTACGTGCTGGCAGGCGTTGAGGCTGCTGACCGAGCTGCAGGTCAACGCGACTCACAGCGTGACGCGCTACAGCAGAGAGTGGCCGCCTTGGAAGACGAGGTGCACTCGCTTGCGGATGCCACTGCATGGCCGGACCTCGGGAACGCTGCTGCCACGTGATCGGAGACGCTCGAACGCCGATGCTGGTGTCAAGGTGGCGACATGGCGTCTGACAACTCGTGTAGATCGCGAGCTGCGACCAACTCGGAGGCGGCGTCCGTCAAGCTGACGCCATCAATCCCTTCATCCCGGTTGCAGCCGTCCAATTCGCGGTTGTCCAAGACATGAAGGCCGGAGCCCTTCGGGTGGTCACAGCGCCCCGTGAGTAGGCCCGACCGCGCCTGGGTCGGGACCGAGCTGGTCGTCACGCGCGCCGCCGGTGATGCGATGTGGCCGTACGGTCCTGGCCAGGCCGGGTACAGGCCGGGTGAGTCCGGCCACGAGTGGCAATGCGCGGCAAGGAGTGGCAGACGCTCGACACGGCCTATGGCCGTCTGACCAGCACAAACACCGGTCTGACCTGGGTGCCCCCGGCAGGAATCGAACCTGCGACTCCCGACTTAGGAGGTCGGAGCTCTATCCACTGAGCTACGAGGGCGTCCGGCTAGCAGCGTAGCGACTCAGCGGTCGTCGGCGCGGCGGATGATGCCGGCGAGGACGGCGACGCCGGCGCCGACCAGCAGGATCGGCCACAGGCGCGTGATGCTGAGCCAGATCGCCGCCGCCGGACCCGCCAGCAGGTGCCCCAGGCCGAGGGCCAGGAACAGCAGGCCGGCGAGCAACGACAACAGATCCAGCCGGTGGCGTTCCATCAGATTCCCTCCGCAGCCGGGCGCAATGCAGGGCCTCGCTCGCCGGATCGGGCGACCTCGATCTCACCGAGCACTGCTGACAGATCGAGGTCGATGGTGCCACCGTCCTCGTCGCCCTCCTCGGCGATGGTCAGCGTGGCCGGCGTCCCGTCGCTCGTCCGGTCGAGCACGTCGACCGCCCCCACCTGCACCTCTGCCTGGCCTTCGAGGGTTGCGCCTTCGGGCACGACCACCTGGAGCGACCCAATGGTGGTGGACGCCTCCAGCGTGACCTCCTCGCCCGGCTCGAGCTCGAGGCGCGTGAGGTCGATCTGCATCTCGCCCATGCCCAGCCGATACTCGTCCGCGATTTCGCTGACGTTCTCGGGGACGTATCGCCGCTGACCGACGCCGGTCGGCACGTCCGGGACGGCCGCCGACGCGGACAGCCCCATGAGCATGACGACGCCCAGGACGATCAGGCCACGTGCCCGGCCCCATCGGGCTCCGACCAGCAGGCCGCCGCCCACGATGGCCAGCGCCACTGCCACGTACGTCGCCGTCGCCACATCGAACCACGGCAGCAGCGACTCCAGCAGCGCGACGGCACCGACCACGATGAGCACCGCCGCGACGGTGACGCGCCCGAGGATCGACGGAGGAGGCGGCGGCTTCGGTGGTTCAGCCAGGGGCGTCGGCCGCCAGCCGTCGTCCGTCCGCCGGGGCGGAGGCACGGTCATCAGGTCGCTGTAGTACGCGTCGTCGTACGGGTTGGTCGACCTGGCCTCGAAGGGGTTCTCGTCGGACGGCGGGCCGCCTGATGGCTCGGACGCCGTGGTACGGGATGCCGGCTGCCGTTGCGGCGACGACGTCGGCGCGTCGCCGCCCACGGACGGCCTGCCGGGCCGGTCGTCGTCATCGTCGGAGTCCCGGAACAACAGGAAACCCAGGCCGACCAGCAGTGCGGCCCATAGCCACTCGCCACCGAAGGCGCGTCCGCTGTTGGCCAGAATGACCACGACGAGCACCGCGAGCACGATCCTTCCGGTCGAGCGGCTGCCGACGTTGAAGCGGCTCAACAGGCCGTCGCCGACCGATCGGCCCGAATCCCGGTCCGGGACGAACAGCCATGCGACGCCGTACAGCGGCAGGCCGGCTCCACCGATGAACATCAGCCCGACGAAGGCCAGCCGGAAGATCGCGGGGTCGACGTTGAAGTAGTCCCCGAGCCCTCCGGCGACACCGGCGATCACGCGGTCGCGGCTGCGGCGCGTCAGCTGGCGCGTGCGGAGTGGACGTGGTGGCGGGGGAGTGGCCCTCGCGGAGCCGGACGCGCCGCCGGGCGGCGGGGGCGGGGGGCCGCCCGGCGACGGTCCGGGGCCGCGGGGAAGTGGTGAGCCGGTCCCGGACCCCGACGTGTCGCCGGACGCCGGTCCAGCGTCTGCGTCGTTGGCCGGTGGCGTGCTGGCCTCAGATGGGGGTGGGGAGCTGGCGTCCGATTGACCGGCGGCGCCCGGGTCGATGTCCGGTGGAGTTGTGCCCGGGTCCGACGGGGACGGTGCGTCCCACGCTGCACCCGGTGGCGCCCCGTCGGCGGTGGACGGTGCGCCCGGGTCCGACGGGGACGGTGCGTCCGACGCTGCCCCCGGTGGTGCCCCGTCGGCGGTGGACGGTGCATCCGTACCCGACGGGGCTGCCGTTGCGGTGTCGTCCGCGCCTGGGTCCGGCCCGGTCGCTGAACGGCGCTCGGGACCGGGTTCCGACGGTGTCTGGCGTGTGTCCATGGCCCTGATGATGGTCCGCCACGGCGTCCGCGACCATCAGGGAACCCCCTGGCCACCCCCGATGCACGCTCTGATCCCTCAGGGGAGTCACCCATGGGCCTGCGCGTGCGCCCGTGCGACCATGGAGCGCACGCCATGCATCGACCCGACGACGGATCCCGCCATCGCCACGCAGACGGAGCCGACCAGCACCCGACGAGGTGTCGGGCTATGGCGTAGCCATGACAGGCGGGTGATCGCCGGGATCGCAGGCGGGCTGTCAGAGCGGTTCGGCATCGACCCGGTGTACGTACGTGCGAGTTTCGTCGCGCTCGGCATGGCCGGCGGGTTCGGCGTGTTTGCCTACCTGTTGCTGTGGACCGCTGCCGACCAGGAGCGTCCCCCGGACGCCGTCGTGCGCCGCGCCAGGCCACGCCACGACCTCGGAACGCTGTCCATCGTGCTCGGCATCATGCTGATGCTGCGGTCGACGGGCATCTGGCTTGGCGACGGGGTCGTGTGGCCGGTCGCGCTCGTCGCGTTGGGCAGCAGTGTGATCTGGTCGCGTAATGACGACGGCGGTGCGTGGAACCGGTTCGCCTCGGCCGCGACGAACGCCGAGAGCCCCGGGCGGACAGGGCTCGTGCGTCTCGCGCTGGGCGGTGTGCTGGTCGTCGCAGGCGTCGGCATCTTCATCGCCGGCAGCAGCGCGTTACCGCAGACCGGTGGCGCCGTGGTCGCCGTCGTGATCACCGGTCTGGGCGTCGGTCTCATCCTTGGACCATGGATGGTCCGCCAGGCGCAGCAACTGACCCAGGAACGTCACGAGCGCATCCGTTCGCAGGAGCGCGCCGAGGTCGCCGCCCACCTGCACGACTCGGTGCTGCAGACGCTGGCGATGATCCAGCGCAGCGACTCGTCGCGCCGGATGATCAGCCTCGCGCGCAGTCAGGAACGCGAACTGCGCGCCTGGCTGTACGGCGCCGACGACCAGCAGGCCGACCGCCTCCAGCCCATGTTCGAGGACGTCGCCGCGCGGATCGAGCAGCGGTACGACCTTCCCGTCGAGCTCGTGGTCGTCGGTGACATGCTGGTCGACGACCAGGTCCGCGCGCTGTCGGCAGCAGCCTACGAGGCGCTGCAGAACGCCGCGCGGCACTCACAGGCGGACACGGTGTCGATGTACGTCGAGGTCGAGCCCGCGCACGTCACCGTGTTCGTGCGCGATGAGGGCAAGGGCTTCGACCCTCGAGCCATCCCCGACGACCGCCGCGGGATCGACGAGTCCATCCGCGGCAGGATGTCGCGCCACGGTGGCGTGGCGACCGTCCGTAGCGAGCCCGGGTCGGGCACCGAGATCGAACTCCAACTGCCACGGGAGCACACACGATGATCCGCGTCTTCCTCGTCGATGACCACCGTCTGTTCCTGTCCGGCGTGAAGTCGGAGCTGCGCGTGGGGTTCGAGGTCGTCGGCACCGCCAGCGACGTCGACACCGCCATCTCCGGCATCCGCCGCACCCGTCCGGACGTCGTGCTGCTCGATGTGCACATGCCGGGCGGTGGCGGCCGCACTGTCATCGAGGCCATCTCGGAGGAACGCCCCGAGACGCAGTTCCTGGCGCTGAGCGTCTCCGATGCCGCGGAGGACGTGATCGCCATCGTCCGCGCCGGCGCGCGCGGCTACGTGACGAAGTCCATCTCTCCTGCCGAGCTCACGGACGCGATCCGCCGGGTCCACGACGGCGACGCGGTCTTCTCGCCGCGGCTGGCCGGTTTCGTCCTGGACGCGTTCGCCAGCGACGCGATCCAGCCGGTCGACCCGGAGCTCGACCAGCTGACCAACCGCGAGCGGGAGGTCCTGCGTCACATCGCCCGGGGCTTCACCTACAAGGTGATCGCCCAGCGCCTGCACATCTCGGTCAAGACGGTCGAGACCCACGTGTCCGCGGTGCTGCGCAAGCTGCAGCTGAGCAACCGCCACGAGCTGACCCGCTGGGCGACCGACCGCCGCCTGGTCTGACCGCGGCTCTGTCCTGCGGGGCGAGTTCGGCTGCTGGGTGTTGACAGGTCGCCCCGGTGGTGGGTGGTGCCGCTTGCGTGGGGTGTCCTCGGCTGCTGGGTTTTGACAGGTCGTCCCGGTGGTGGGTGGTGCCGCTTGCGTGGGGTGTCTTCGGCTGCTGGGTGTTGACAGGTCGCCCCACTGGTGAGGTCAGGCGTGGGGGATGACCGACGGCCCGCCGTGGGCGGTGAAGCGCCATGCGTCGCGCGATCCGAGCGCCACCATCTCGCCGTTGATCGGCAGCACGCCGCAACAGGCGGGGATCCCCAGGATGGAGATGTCGCTGCCGACCTGCTCGGACACCCGGTCGACCAGATCGCCGCGTGGTTCGTCGTAGTGGGGCAGCACCAGCACGCCGGGCACGACGGCAAGGCCGGGCCGGACCTGCATGTCGCCGCCCGGTACGACCATCACCTCGCCCAGCACCATCGCGCCGGCGCTCGCGCCGATCAGCGTGCCGCCGCGCACGAGATGCGCGCGCAACGCCCCGCCGATCGCGGTCTCGACCACCCGCCGGTGTATCCGCACCGGTGAGCCGCCCGGGATCACCACGGTGTCGGCGTCGATGATGGCGCGCACCGACCCCCGCAGCGACGTCTCGGGCTCGGGCACGGCGATGATGTCGGACACCCCGAGATCGCGCAGGTACTCCGCGCCGTTGGTGGCGGCCGTGCGGTACTCGACGCCGATGGCGCAGGCCAGGGGGGCGATCGCGACGACCCCGGCATCGATGCGCGCGAGCCAGTCCTCATCCATGGTGCGGCAGTCGGGCGTGAACTCGTCGCCGCCCTGCAGGCAGATGAGGCCGTTCACGACTGACCCTCGCGCGCTCCCTGTCCGCCGAAGCGCTCCCGCACGCGTGCATCGGCGGCACTCGAGTGGTCGCGCAGCCCGTCCCGGTGCGCATCCATC
Coding sequences within:
- a CDS encoding type II toxin-antitoxin system VapC family toxin translates to MTEPAEHGLLDTITVILLPQLDDPSLLPTEPLISTITLAELSVGPLVATTEEQRAARQAHVQQAEADFAALPFDTAAARAFGRVAASLRRAGRKTTARAYDAMIAAVAIANGLPIYTVNPNDFSGIDDLDVVAVPHPQTTR
- a CDS encoding response regulator transcription factor; this encodes MIRVFLVDDHRLFLSGVKSELRVGFEVVGTASDVDTAISGIRRTRPDVVLLDVHMPGGGGRTVIEAISEERPETQFLALSVSDAAEDVIAIVRAGARGYVTKSISPAELTDAIRRVHDGDAVFSPRLAGFVLDAFASDAIQPVDPELDQLTNREREVLRHIARGFTYKVIAQRLHISVKTVETHVSAVLRKLQLSNRHELTRWATDRRLV
- a CDS encoding type II toxin-antitoxin system prevent-host-death family antitoxin — its product is MTEVNVRELRNHGSEVLDRVTRGETLTVTRAGVPVAELRPLPRKATLASVLLARWRRLPHIDPDQLRRDLDAVMDASL
- a CDS encoding Type 1 glutamine amidotransferase-like domain-containing protein; the encoded protein is MNGLICLQGGDEFTPDCRTMDEDWLARIDAGVVAIAPLACAIGVEYRTAATNGAEYLRDLGVSDIIAVPEPETSLRGSVRAIIDADTVVIPGGSPVRIHRRVVETAIGGALRAHLVRGGTLIGASAGAMVLGEVMVVPGGDMQVRPGLAVVPGVLVLPHYDEPRGDLVDRVSEQVGSDISILGIPACCGVLPINGEMVALGSRDAWRFTAHGGPSVIPHA
- a CDS encoding PspC domain-containing protein, with the protein product MERTPCIDPTTDPAIATQTEPTSTRRGVGLWRSHDRRVIAGIAGGLSERFGIDPVYVRASFVALGMAGGFGVFAYLLLWTAADQERPPDAVVRRARPRHDLGTLSIVLGIMLMLRSTGIWLGDGVVWPVALVALGSSVIWSRNDDGGAWNRFASAATNAESPGRTGLVRLALGGVLVVAGVGIFIAGSSALPQTGGAVVAVVITGLGVGLILGPWMVRQAQQLTQERHERIRSQERAEVAAHLHDSVLQTLAMIQRSDSSRRMISLARSQERELRAWLYGADDQQADRLQPMFEDVAARIEQRYDLPVELVVVGDMLVDDQVRALSAAAYEALQNAARHSQADTVSMYVEVEPAHVTVFVRDEGKGFDPRAIPDDRRGIDESIRGRMSRHGGVATVRSEPGSGTEIELQLPREHTR
- a CDS encoding nuclear transport factor 2 family protein, with product MNMDEHEVRELFFERLQHLSADAEYELRHPDYVMEMPQSGERIRGRDAMRAFQEAYPNPPTIEPRRVVGSGDVWVVEGRSDYGDGQVFHVADIVEFRDGRIWRETRYYGEQFDAPPWRAEWVERM
- a CDS encoding PspC domain-containing protein; the encoded protein is MDTRQTPSEPGPERRSATGPDPGADDTATAAPSGTDAPSTADGAPPGAASDAPSPSDPGAPSTADGAPPGAAWDAPSPSDPGTTPPDIDPGAAGQSDASSPPPSEASTPPANDADAGPASGDTSGSGTGSPLPRGPGPSPGGPPPPPPGGASGSARATPPPPRPLRTRQLTRRSRDRVIAGVAGGLGDYFNVDPAIFRLAFVGLMFIGGAGLPLYGVAWLFVPDRDSGRSVGDGLLSRFNVGSRSTGRIVLAVLVVVILANSGRAFGGEWLWAALLVGLGFLLFRDSDDDDDRPGRPSVGGDAPTSSPQRQPASRTTASEPSGGPPSDENPFEARSTNPYDDAYYSDLMTVPPPRRTDDGWRPTPLAEPPKPPPPPSILGRVTVAAVLIVVGAVALLESLLPWFDVATATYVAVALAIVGGGLLVGARWGRARGLIVLGVVMLMGLSASAAVPDVPTGVGQRRYVPENVSEIADEYRLGMGEMQIDLTRLELEPGEEVTLEASTTIGSLQVVVPEGATLEGQAEVQVGAVDVLDRTSDGTPATLTIAEEGDEDGGTIDLDLSAVLGEIEVARSGERGPALRPAAEGI